From the Roseateles sp. XES5 genome, one window contains:
- a CDS encoding DUF1402 family protein has translation MRQLLPVLALAAALFVQSQTTALAIDVVPPGNRNAEQPNIPGASVRRTKAGKTSFDAKYEKVRDLIANDGQLTGKIKSVAAKYGINPIHMVGAIVGEHTYNVDAYDRLQSYYVKAASYTGSFRFAYEGEEVADFVARPEFSQCASKKGSYALWICRESVWNRSFKGRTVGGTSFPNNRFSAVFFQPFYAGQTFGLGQINPLTALTLTDDVARISGYDRLDEKDAAGVYQAIMDPDISLAYMAASIRRSIDAYKKIAGVDISKNPGLTATLYNIGNPDARAAAFASRRAAGEVTWPEENYYGWLINEKLADLQGLL, from the coding sequence GTGCGACAGCTCTTGCCTGTGCTTGCCCTTGCAGCCGCTCTTTTTGTCCAGAGCCAGACGACGGCGCTGGCCATCGACGTCGTGCCGCCGGGCAACCGCAATGCCGAGCAGCCGAACATTCCGGGTGCTTCCGTGCGCCGCACCAAGGCAGGCAAGACCTCCTTCGACGCGAAGTACGAGAAGGTGCGCGACCTCATCGCCAATGACGGCCAGCTGACCGGCAAGATCAAGTCGGTCGCTGCCAAATACGGCATCAATCCGATCCATATGGTCGGCGCCATCGTCGGTGAGCACACCTACAATGTCGACGCCTATGACCGGCTGCAGAGCTACTATGTGAAGGCCGCGTCCTATACCGGCAGCTTCCGCTTCGCCTATGAGGGCGAAGAGGTCGCCGACTTCGTGGCCCGCCCGGAATTTTCACAGTGCGCGTCCAAGAAGGGCTCCTATGCGCTGTGGATCTGCCGCGAATCGGTGTGGAACCGCAGCTTCAAGGGGCGCACGGTGGGCGGTACGTCCTTCCCGAACAACCGCTTCAGCGCGGTCTTCTTCCAGCCTTTCTATGCCGGCCAGACCTTCGGCCTCGGCCAGATCAATCCGCTGACGGCCCTCACGCTGACCGACGACGTAGCGCGCATCTCCGGCTACGACCGGCTCGACGAAAAGGATGCGGCCGGCGTCTACCAGGCGATCATGGATCCCGATATCTCGCTCGCCTACATGGCCGCCTCGATCCGCCGCTCGATCGACGCCTACAAGAAGATCGCCGGCGTCGATATCTCGAAGAATCCGGGCCTGACCGCGACGCTCTACAATATCGGCAATCCCGATGCGCGCGCCGCCGCCTTCGCCTCCCGCCGCGCGGCGGGCGAGGTAACCTGGCCGGAAGAGAACTATTACGGCTGGCTGATCAACGAGAAGCTGGCGGACCTCCAGGGCCTGCTCTAG
- the hslU gene encoding ATP-dependent protease ATPase subunit HslU, with amino-acid sequence MSNFSPQEIVSELDRHIVGQNAAKRAVAIALRNRWRRQQVDEKLRAEITPKNILMIGPTGVGKTEIARRLAKLADAPFIKVEATKFTEVGYVGRDVEQIVRDLVEVGIGLVREKKRAEVTAKAHMNAEERVLDALVGATASPATRDSFRKKLRNNELDDKEIEIDVADSGTPGGFEIPGMPGANIGVLNLSEMFGKAMGGRTKKVRTTVKDSYKVLIDDESDKLLDNEQIQREAIRSAENDGIVFIDEIDKVASRSDHGGSADVSRQGVQRDLLPLVEGTTVNTKYGMVKTDHMLFIASGAFHLSKPSDLIPELQGRFPIRVELGSLTKEDFRRILTETEASLIRQYKALMGTESVELEFTEDGIDALADVAVQLNSSVENIGARRLQTVMERVLDEISFEAPDKAGNRLVIDAEYVRKHVGALAANTDLSRYIL; translated from the coding sequence ATGTCCAATTTTTCGCCCCAGGAGATCGTCTCCGAACTCGACCGCCACATCGTCGGCCAGAACGCCGCCAAGCGCGCCGTGGCCATTGCCCTGCGCAACCGCTGGCGGCGCCAGCAGGTGGACGAGAAGCTGCGCGCCGAGATCACGCCCAAGAACATCCTGATGATCGGCCCCACCGGCGTGGGCAAGACCGAGATCGCGCGCCGCCTGGCCAAGCTGGCCGATGCGCCCTTCATCAAGGTGGAAGCCACCAAGTTCACCGAGGTGGGCTATGTGGGCCGCGATGTCGAGCAGATCGTGCGCGACCTCGTCGAGGTCGGCATCGGTCTGGTGCGCGAGAAGAAACGCGCCGAGGTGACGGCCAAGGCCCATATGAATGCCGAGGAACGGGTGCTCGACGCGCTTGTCGGCGCCACCGCCTCGCCGGCGACGCGCGACAGTTTCCGCAAGAAGCTGCGCAACAACGAGCTGGACGACAAGGAAATCGAGATCGATGTCGCCGACAGCGGCACGCCCGGCGGTTTCGAGATCCCCGGCATGCCGGGCGCCAATATCGGCGTCCTGAACCTCTCCGAAATGTTCGGCAAGGCGATGGGCGGGCGCACCAAGAAGGTCCGGACGACGGTCAAGGATTCGTACAAGGTCCTGATCGACGACGAATCCGACAAGCTGCTCGACAACGAGCAGATTCAGCGCGAGGCCATCCGCTCGGCCGAGAACGACGGCATCGTCTTCATCGACGAGATCGACAAGGTGGCCAGCCGCTCCGACCATGGCGGCTCGGCCGATGTCTCGCGCCAGGGCGTGCAGCGTGATCTGCTGCCCCTGGTGGAGGGCACCACGGTCAACACCAAGTACGGCATGGTCAAGACCGACCACATGCTCTTCATCGCCTCCGGCGCCTTCCACCTGAGCAAGCCCAGCGATCTGATCCCCGAGCTGCAGGGCCGCTTCCCCATCCGCGTCGAGCTGGGCTCCCTCACCAAGGAGGACTTCCGCCGCATCCTGACGGAGACGGAGGCAAGCCTCATCCGCCAGTACAAGGCGCTGATGGGCACGGAAAGCGTCGAGCTGGAGTTTACCGAGGACGGCATCGACGCCCTGGCCGATGTGGCCGTGCAGCTCAATTCGAGCGTCGAGAACATCGGCGCGCGGCGGCTGCAGACGGTGATGGAACGGGTGCTCGATGAGATCTCCTTCGAGGCGCCCGACAAGGCCGGCAACCGGCTCGTCATCGATGCCGAATACGTGCGCAAGCATGTCGGCGCACTGGCGGCCAACACGGACCTCTCGCGCTACATTCTGTGA
- a CDS encoding GNAT family N-acetyltransferase, translated as MPTAETYAFRPVTADDLPMLERWLNAPHVRRWWGEPAKEVAGIEDDFDDPAMESFIVLHAGMPFAYLQSYRIVADDFSFGDRPERTVGIDQFIGPADMVGIGHGPAMIDAFAARVFNEGVERIVLDPHPDNAHAIRAYEKAGFHAFDQRMTEDGPALMMARDRC; from the coding sequence ATGCCGACCGCTGAAACCTATGCCTTCCGGCCGGTGACGGCCGACGACCTGCCGATGCTGGAACGCTGGCTGAACGCGCCGCATGTCCGGCGCTGGTGGGGCGAGCCGGCTAAGGAAGTCGCCGGCATCGAGGACGATTTCGACGATCCCGCGATGGAGTCCTTCATCGTTCTGCATGCCGGCATGCCCTTCGCCTATCTGCAATCCTACCGGATCGTGGCGGACGATTTTTCCTTCGGCGACCGGCCGGAGCGCACCGTCGGCATCGACCAGTTCATCGGCCCAGCCGACATGGTCGGCATCGGCCACGGGCCGGCGATGATCGATGCCTTCGCGGCCAGGGTCTTCAACGAGGGTGTGGAGCGGATCGTGCTCGATCCCCACCCGGACAATGCGCATGCCATCCGGGCCTATGAAAAGGCCGGATTCCATGCTTTCGATCAACGCATGACAGAGGACGGCCCGGCGCTGATGATGGCCCGGGACCGTTGCTAG
- the hslV gene encoding ATP-dependent protease subunit HslV, whose protein sequence is MHATTIITVRKDGKVVMAGDGQVSLGQTVMKSNARKVRRLAKGDVIAGFAGATADAFTLLERLESKLEQYPDQLMRAAVELAKDWRTDRYLRRLEAMMLVADKSVTLALTGNGDVLEPEHGTMAIGSGGNYAYAAARALMDTDRSAEEIARRAMQIAGDICVYTNHNVVVETLDADR, encoded by the coding sequence ATGCACGCCACGACGATCATCACCGTCCGCAAGGACGGCAAGGTGGTGATGGCGGGTGACGGCCAGGTCAGCCTTGGCCAGACGGTGATGAAGAGCAATGCGCGCAAGGTGCGCCGCCTGGCCAAGGGCGATGTCATCGCCGGTTTTGCCGGCGCGACCGCCGATGCCTTCACGCTGCTCGAACGGCTCGAATCCAAGCTCGAGCAATATCCCGACCAGCTGATGCGCGCCGCCGTGGAGCTTGCCAAGGACTGGCGCACCGACCGCTACCTGCGCCGGCTCGAGGCGATGATGCTGGTCGCCGACAAGTCCGTCACGCTGGCGCTGACCGGCAATGGCGACGTCCTGGAGCCCGAACACGGCACCATGGCCATCGGTTCGGGCGGCAATTACGCCTATGCCGCGGCCCGCGCGCTGATGGACACCGACAGATCGGCCGAGGAGATTGCACGGCGCGCCATGCAGATCGCCGGCGACATCTGTGTCTACACCAACCACAATGTCGTGGTGGAAACGCTGGATGCCGACCGCTGA
- the hisB gene encoding imidazoleglycerol-phosphate dehydratase HisB, giving the protein MSRTASVSRKTNETNISVTVDIDGTGASTISTGVGFFDHMLEQLSRHSLIDMDIKAEGDLHIDDHHTVEDTGIAIGQAIAKALGDRRGITRYASLDLAMDETMTRAAVDVSGRPFLVWNVAFSAPKIGTFDTELVREFFQALAQHAGITLHIQNIYGANNHHISETCFKAVARVLRTATEIDPRQAGRVPSTKGTLA; this is encoded by the coding sequence ATGAGCCGTACCGCCAGCGTTTCGCGCAAGACGAACGAGACCAACATTTCGGTTACCGTCGATATCGACGGCACCGGCGCGTCGACCATTTCGACGGGCGTTGGCTTCTTCGATCACATGCTCGAGCAGTTGTCGCGACATTCGCTCATCGACATGGACATCAAGGCCGAAGGCGACCTGCATATCGACGACCACCACACGGTCGAGGACACGGGCATCGCCATCGGCCAGGCCATCGCCAAGGCCTTGGGCGACCGGCGCGGCATCACGCGATACGCCTCGCTCGACCTTGCCATGGACGAGACGATGACGCGCGCCGCCGTTGATGTCTCCGGCCGTCCGTTCCTCGTCTGGAACGTCGCCTTCTCCGCCCCGAAGATCGGCACCTTCGATACCGAGCTGGTGCGCGAATTCTTCCAGGCGCTTGCCCAGCACGCCGGCATCACGCTGCATATCCAGAACATCTACGGCGCGAACAACCATCATATCTCGGAGACGTGCTTCAAGGCCGTCGCACGCGTGCTGCGCACCGCGACCGAGATCGATCCCCGCCAGGCGGGCCGCGTTCCCTCGACGAAGGGTACGCTGGCCTGA
- a CDS encoding DUF2628 domain-containing protein, giving the protein MATFLVLIPPGAKSQDEDARIIRDRFSWIAFFLPYLWLLWHRAWLAAALVFAIEALGAAIIDHPVFGLAGLGLCFATNLLVALEGPTVIVADLKRRGWAVDAVISAPDRETAEEIYYMDIMAGEPETRRNVSLPASETSGRRHAPMLGFVGFKEG; this is encoded by the coding sequence ATGGCCACGTTCCTTGTTCTGATACCGCCGGGTGCAAAATCCCAGGATGAAGACGCCCGGATCATCCGCGACCGTTTTTCGTGGATCGCGTTCTTCCTGCCCTATCTGTGGCTGCTGTGGCATCGCGCCTGGCTGGCCGCCGCCCTCGTCTTCGCGATCGAGGCGCTCGGCGCGGCGATCATCGATCATCCGGTCTTCGGCCTTGCCGGCCTCGGCCTCTGTTTTGCGACCAATCTCCTCGTCGCGCTTGAAGGTCCCACGGTGATCGTCGCCGACCTCAAGCGGAGAGGCTGGGCGGTCGATGCCGTCATCTCGGCCCCCGACCGGGAAACGGCGGAAGAAATCTACTACATGGACATCATGGCCGGCGAACCGGAGACGCGTCGCAACGTCTCCCTGCCAGCCTCCGAAACCTCAGGACGCCGGCACGCTCCCATGCTCGGCTTCGTCGGTTTCAAGGAAGGATAA
- the hisH gene encoding imidazole glycerol phosphate synthase subunit HisH, whose product MRVAIIDYGSGNLRSATKAFERAAREAGISAEIDLTDKAERVASADRIVLPGVGAYADCRRGLDAVPGMVDALRDTVEAKARPFLGICVGMQLMSSRGLEKTVTEGLGWIKGDVVKMTPGDPALKIPQIGWNTLDRKRPHPLFDGIPETLHAYFVHSYHLAAENPDDVVAAVDYGGPMTAFVANGNKAGAQFHPEKSQTLGLALITNFLRWKP is encoded by the coding sequence ATGCGCGTTGCGATCATCGACTATGGCTCGGGCAATCTGCGCTCGGCCACCAAGGCCTTCGAGCGGGCCGCCCGCGAAGCCGGCATCTCCGCTGAAATCGACCTCACCGACAAGGCCGAGCGGGTCGCTTCCGCCGACCGCATCGTGCTGCCCGGTGTCGGCGCGTATGCCGATTGCCGCCGCGGCCTCGACGCCGTGCCCGGCATGGTGGACGCCCTTCGCGATACCGTCGAAGCCAAGGCCCGCCCGTTCCTCGGCATCTGCGTCGGCATGCAGCTGATGTCCTCGCGGGGGCTGGAAAAGACGGTCACCGAAGGTCTCGGCTGGATCAAGGGCGACGTCGTAAAGATGACGCCCGGTGACCCGGCGCTGAAAATCCCGCAGATCGGCTGGAACACACTCGACCGCAAGCGCCCGCACCCGCTCTTCGACGGCATCCCGGAAACGCTGCATGCCTATTTCGTGCATTCCTACCACCTTGCCGCGGAAAACCCCGACGACGTGGTCGCGGCCGTCGATTACGGCGGGCCGATGACCGCCTTCGTCGCCAACGGCAACAAGGCCGGCGCGCAATTCCACCCGGAAAAGAGCCAGACGCTCGGCCTTGCCCTCATCACCAATTTCCTGCGCTGGAAGCCCTGA
- the hisA gene encoding 1-(5-phosphoribosyl)-5-[(5-phosphoribosylamino)methylideneamino]imidazole-4-carboxamide isomerase: MILFPAIDLKDGQCVRLKLGDMDQATVYNPDPAAQAKAFEDQGFEWLHVVDLNGAFAGESVNGAAVDAILKATKNPVQLGGGIRTLDHIESWLSRGLSRVILGTVAVREPALVIEACRKFPGKVAVGIDAKGGKVAVEGWAEASELGVIELAKKFEGAGVAAIIYTDIDRDGILAGINWASTLELADAVSIPVIASGGLASMDDIRRLVAPDARKLEGAISGRALYDGRIDPAEALAAIRDAKGRAA, from the coding sequence ATGATCCTCTTTCCCGCCATCGACCTGAAAGACGGCCAGTGCGTTCGCCTCAAGCTCGGCGACATGGACCAGGCCACCGTCTACAATCCCGATCCGGCCGCGCAGGCGAAAGCCTTCGAGGACCAGGGTTTTGAATGGCTGCACGTCGTCGACCTCAACGGCGCCTTCGCAGGGGAAAGCGTCAATGGCGCCGCCGTCGACGCCATCCTCAAGGCGACGAAGAACCCGGTGCAGCTGGGCGGCGGCATTCGCACGCTGGATCATATCGAAAGCTGGCTGTCGCGCGGTCTCTCGCGCGTCATTCTCGGCACCGTCGCCGTGCGCGAGCCTGCCCTCGTCATCGAGGCCTGCAGAAAATTCCCCGGAAAGGTCGCCGTCGGCATCGATGCCAAGGGCGGCAAGGTCGCCGTCGAGGGCTGGGCGGAAGCCTCCGAACTCGGGGTGATCGAGCTTGCGAAGAAATTCGAGGGCGCGGGCGTCGCCGCGATCATCTATACCGACATCGACCGCGACGGCATCCTGGCGGGCATCAACTGGGCCTCGACGCTGGAACTGGCCGACGCCGTCTCCATCCCCGTCATCGCCTCCGGCGGCCTTGCCTCGATGGACGATATCCGACGCCTCGTCGCTCCTGACGCCCGCAAGCTGGAGGGCGCGATTTCCGGCCGGGCGCTCTATGACGGGCGCATCGACCCCGCGGAAGCGCTGGCCGCGATCCGCGACGCGAAAGGACGTGCAGCATGA
- the hisF gene encoding imidazole glycerol phosphate synthase subunit HisF, translating to MTLKARIIPCLDVTGGRVVKGVNFVNLVDAGDPVESAKAYDAAGADELCFLDITASSDNRDTIFDVVARTADHCFMPLTVGGGVRAVADIRKLLLAGADKVSINSAAVSNPDFVAEAADKFGNQCIVVSIDSKKVSAEGEEDRWEIFTHGGRKATGIDAVAFAEKMVERGAGELLLTSMDRDGQKGGYDIALTRTIADRVSVPVIASGGVGTLDHLVEGVRDGHATAVLAASIFHFGTYTVGEAKRYMADHGIAMRLD from the coding sequence ATGACCCTCAAGGCCCGCATCATTCCCTGCCTGGACGTGACCGGTGGTCGCGTCGTCAAGGGCGTCAACTTCGTCAATCTGGTCGATGCCGGCGATCCCGTCGAATCGGCCAAGGCCTACGATGCGGCCGGTGCCGACGAACTCTGCTTCCTCGACATCACCGCCTCCTCCGACAATCGCGACACGATCTTCGACGTCGTGGCGCGCACGGCCGACCATTGCTTCATGCCGCTCACCGTCGGTGGCGGCGTGCGCGCGGTCGCCGATATCCGCAAGCTGCTGCTGGCCGGCGCGGACAAGGTGTCGATCAATTCGGCCGCCGTCTCCAACCCGGACTTCGTTGCCGAGGCCGCCGACAAGTTCGGCAACCAGTGCATCGTCGTCTCCATCGATTCCAAGAAGGTCTCCGCCGAAGGCGAGGAAGACCGCTGGGAGATCTTCACCCATGGCGGCCGCAAGGCGACCGGCATCGACGCCGTCGCCTTTGCCGAGAAGATGGTTGAGCGCGGCGCGGGCGAACTGCTGCTCACCTCCATGGACCGGGACGGCCAGAAGGGCGGCTACGACATCGCCCTGACCCGCACGATCGCGGACCGCGTCAGCGTCCCCGTCATCGCCTCCGGCGGCGTCGGCACTCTCGACCACCTTGTCGAAGGCGTGCGCGACGGCCATGCGACGGCGGTTCTGGCCGCCTCGATCTTCCACTTCGGCACCTATACCGTGGGCGAGGCCAAGCGCTACATGGCCGATCATGGCATCGCCATGCGGCTCGACTGA
- a CDS encoding phosphoribosyl-ATP diphosphatase: MSTFTLADLEAIVAARAAADASESWTAKLVAAGQQKAAKKLGEEAVETVIAAIEGKKAELTSETADLLYHLMVVLKIGGVPLQDVMGELERRTGQSGLAEKASRKS; this comes from the coding sequence ATGAGCACCTTCACCCTCGCCGATCTGGAAGCCATCGTCGCGGCCCGCGCCGCGGCCGATGCATCGGAAAGCTGGACGGCCAAGCTGGTTGCGGCCGGACAGCAGAAAGCAGCGAAAAAGCTCGGAGAAGAGGCCGTCGAGACCGTTATCGCGGCCATCGAGGGCAAAAAGGCCGAATTGACGAGCGAAACGGCCGATTTGCTCTATCATCTCATGGTCGTATTGAAAATCGGCGGCGTCCCGTTACAAGATGTCATGGGGGAGCTGGAACGGCGCACAGGCCAGTCCGGCCTTGCGGAAAAGGCCAGCCGGAAGAGTTGA